In Myripristis murdjan chromosome 2, fMyrMur1.1, whole genome shotgun sequence, a genomic segment contains:
- the fbxo3 gene encoding F-box only protein 3 isoform X1, with protein MAASTELRLDTLPSDPLLLVLSFLDFRDLVHCSYVNRRLNELSGHNPLWKNLCSKHWLLTDADRQQRGGSWRALFRQYYSDLGRYLQHYALLKRAWEQLKAFLTLRCPRMIASLKEGAKEAELDAIEAQIGCKLPDDYRCSYRIHNGQKLVVPGLMGSMSLSNHYRSEDLLDVETAAGGFQQRKGMRNCLPLTFCFHTGLSQYLALEPTEGRNLSDIFYHCPDQMAQDPSAIDMFITGSSFSEWFTTYVNNVVTGEYPIIRDQIFRYVHDKQCVATTGDITVSVSTSFLPELSSVHPPHFFFTYRIRIEMASDALPEAACQLDSRYWKITNANGNVEEVRGPGVVGEFPVMTPGKVHEYASCTTFSTTSEFMEGHYTFHRLANKEEVFNVAIPRFHMVCPPFRESVVRSQGRANDTSRFDNDDSGGDDGDDYGDGDLRGINMAAEEGARCPRHI; from the exons ATGGCGGCGTCCACGGAGTTACGGCTGGACACCCTGCCCTCAGACCCGCTGCTGCTCGTCCTGTCCTTCCTGGACTTCAGAGACCTGGTGCA ctgCAGTTATGTTAACAGGAGGCTGAACGAGCTGTCGGGTCACAATCCGCTGTGGAAGAATCTGTGCAGCAAACACTGGCTGCTGACaga tGCGGACCGGCAGCAGAGGGGGGGGTCATGGCGGGCTCTGTTCAGGCAGTACTACAGTGACCTGGGCCGCTACCTGCAGCACTACGCCCTGCTGAAGAGAGCCTGGGAGCAGCTCAAGGCCTTCCTGACGCTGCGCTGTCCACGCATGATCGCCTCGCttaaag AGGGAGCCAAGGAGGCGGAGCTTGATGCTATCGAGGCTCAGATTGGCTGCAAGCTTCCTGACGACTACCGCTGCTCGTACCGCATCCACAACGGCCAGAAGCTGGTGGTGCCGGG gctgatGGGCAGCATGAGCCTGTCTAACCACTACCGCTCGGAGGACCTGCTGGACGTGGAGACGGCGGCCGGCGGCTTCCAGCAGAGGAAGGGGATGAGAAactgtctccctctcaccttCTGCTTCCACACCGGCCTGAGTCAATATCTGGCTCTGGAGCCCACCGAGGGCCGCAACCTGTCTGACATCTTCTACCACTGCCCG gaccAGATGGCCCAGGATCCTTCAGCCATCGACATGTTCATCACTG gctccAGTTTCTCGGAGTGGTTCACCACCTACGTCAACAACGTCGTCACTGGAGAATATCCAATCATCAGAGACCAGATCttcag gtatgtCCATGATAAACAGTGTGTGGCGACGACCGGTGACATCACCGTCTCTGTCTCCACCTCCTTCCTGCCGGAACTTTCCTCCGTCCATCCGCCTCACTTCTTCTTCACCTACCGCATcag gataGAGATGGCGAGCGACGCTCTGCCTGAGGCAGCCTGCCAGCTGGACAGCCGCTACTGGAAGATCACCAACGCCAACGGCAACGTGGAGGAAGTGCGAGGGCCGGGCGTGGTCG gcgAGTTTCCTGTCATGACTCCAGGGAAAGTGCACGAGTACGCCAGCTGCACCACCTTCTCCACCACCTCAGAGTTCATGGAGGGCCACTACACCTTCCACAGGCTGG CCAATAAGGAAGAGGTTTTCAACGTGGCCATTCCTCGCTTCCACATGGTCTGCCCGCCCTTCAGGGAGTCCGTGGTGCGATCG CAGGGAAGAGCCAATGACACGTCTCGGTTTGACAACGACGACTCGGGAGGCGACGACGGCGACGACTACGGAGACGGCGACCTGAGAGGAATCAACATGGCCGCCGAGGAGGGGGCGCGCTGCCCCCGACACATCTGA
- the LOC115373816 gene encoding CD59 glycoprotein-like, which yields MKRSLGIFVLCSTLIGLGSCIRCFSCKDYTASCSKQRECSYDDACLTLTERGGQTFRQCLKYSDCEYSRLAQMFPQVSSFTFKCCNSDLCNSAPSSAASSLIGLLASVAVIWWCMH from the exons ATGAAGCGCTCCCTGGGGATCTTTGTGCTTTGCTCCACTCTGATCGGACTGG GCTCGTGTATTCGCTGTTTCAGCTGTAAGGATTACACGGCCAGCTGCTCCAAACAACGAGAGTGTAGCTACGACGAcgcctgtctcactctcaccGAGAgag gaGGCCAGACGTTCCGTCAGTGTCTGAAGTATTCGGACTGTGAGTACAGCCGGCTGGCCCAGATGTTCCCCCAG GTCTCCAGTTTCACCTTCAAGTGCTGCAACTCTGACCTCTGTAACTCCGCCCCCTCCTCAGCAgccagctctctgattggtctgcTGGCCTCTGTGGCCGTCATCTGGTGGTGCATGCactga
- the fbxo3 gene encoding F-box only protein 3 isoform X2, whose translation MAASTELRLDTLPSDPLLLVLSFLDFRDLVHADRQQRGGSWRALFRQYYSDLGRYLQHYALLKRAWEQLKAFLTLRCPRMIASLKEGAKEAELDAIEAQIGCKLPDDYRCSYRIHNGQKLVVPGLMGSMSLSNHYRSEDLLDVETAAGGFQQRKGMRNCLPLTFCFHTGLSQYLALEPTEGRNLSDIFYHCPDQMAQDPSAIDMFITGSSFSEWFTTYVNNVVTGEYPIIRDQIFRYVHDKQCVATTGDITVSVSTSFLPELSSVHPPHFFFTYRIRIEMASDALPEAACQLDSRYWKITNANGNVEEVRGPGVVGEFPVMTPGKVHEYASCTTFSTTSEFMEGHYTFHRLANKEEVFNVAIPRFHMVCPPFRESVVRSQGRANDTSRFDNDDSGGDDGDDYGDGDLRGINMAAEEGARCPRHI comes from the exons ATGGCGGCGTCCACGGAGTTACGGCTGGACACCCTGCCCTCAGACCCGCTGCTGCTCGTCCTGTCCTTCCTGGACTTCAGAGACCTGGTGCA tGCGGACCGGCAGCAGAGGGGGGGGTCATGGCGGGCTCTGTTCAGGCAGTACTACAGTGACCTGGGCCGCTACCTGCAGCACTACGCCCTGCTGAAGAGAGCCTGGGAGCAGCTCAAGGCCTTCCTGACGCTGCGCTGTCCACGCATGATCGCCTCGCttaaag AGGGAGCCAAGGAGGCGGAGCTTGATGCTATCGAGGCTCAGATTGGCTGCAAGCTTCCTGACGACTACCGCTGCTCGTACCGCATCCACAACGGCCAGAAGCTGGTGGTGCCGGG gctgatGGGCAGCATGAGCCTGTCTAACCACTACCGCTCGGAGGACCTGCTGGACGTGGAGACGGCGGCCGGCGGCTTCCAGCAGAGGAAGGGGATGAGAAactgtctccctctcaccttCTGCTTCCACACCGGCCTGAGTCAATATCTGGCTCTGGAGCCCACCGAGGGCCGCAACCTGTCTGACATCTTCTACCACTGCCCG gaccAGATGGCCCAGGATCCTTCAGCCATCGACATGTTCATCACTG gctccAGTTTCTCGGAGTGGTTCACCACCTACGTCAACAACGTCGTCACTGGAGAATATCCAATCATCAGAGACCAGATCttcag gtatgtCCATGATAAACAGTGTGTGGCGACGACCGGTGACATCACCGTCTCTGTCTCCACCTCCTTCCTGCCGGAACTTTCCTCCGTCCATCCGCCTCACTTCTTCTTCACCTACCGCATcag gataGAGATGGCGAGCGACGCTCTGCCTGAGGCAGCCTGCCAGCTGGACAGCCGCTACTGGAAGATCACCAACGCCAACGGCAACGTGGAGGAAGTGCGAGGGCCGGGCGTGGTCG gcgAGTTTCCTGTCATGACTCCAGGGAAAGTGCACGAGTACGCCAGCTGCACCACCTTCTCCACCACCTCAGAGTTCATGGAGGGCCACTACACCTTCCACAGGCTGG CCAATAAGGAAGAGGTTTTCAACGTGGCCATTCCTCGCTTCCACATGGTCTGCCCGCCCTTCAGGGAGTCCGTGGTGCGATCG CAGGGAAGAGCCAATGACACGTCTCGGTTTGACAACGACGACTCGGGAGGCGACGACGGCGACGACTACGGAGACGGCGACCTGAGAGGAATCAACATGGCCGCCGAGGAGGGGGCGCGCTGCCCCCGACACATCTGA
- the LOC115370106 gene encoding CD59 glycoprotein-like: MKVAVCVLLLALFSLGEGLQCYSCPSGTSGSCSSVQQCSANEDNCLDLTMTGTGVKVTRCIVRADCDFDKLKQQYTGNFKMSCCSSNLCNSAHATPARPLIGLLGGLAALCWALL; the protein is encoded by the exons ATGAAGGTTGCAGTGTGTGTACTCCTGCTGGCTCTGTTCTCCCTgg GCGAGGGTCTGCAGTGTTACTCGTGTCCTTCGGGGACGAGCGGCAGTTGCAGCAGCGTCCAGCAGTGCTCAGCCAATGAGGACAACTGCCTGGACCTCACGATGACAggcacag gtgtgaAGGTCACCAGGTGTATTGTTCGTGCCGACTGTGACTTTGACAAGCTCAAGCAGCAGTACACCGGCAACTTCAAgatgagctgctgcagctccaacCTCTGTAACTCCGCCCACGCCACGCCCGCTCgccctctgattggcctgcTGGGCGGGCTGGCCGCCCTCTGCTGGGCCctgctctga